The Rutidosis leptorrhynchoides isolate AG116_Rl617_1_P2 unplaced genomic scaffold, CSIRO_AGI_Rlap_v1 contig339, whole genome shotgun sequence genome includes a window with the following:
- the LOC139883009 gene encoding PRA1 family protein F3-like: MTTYGTIPTSGSPEPSSDTGYITRANERIRSGLGTRRSWRVMFNFRALGFPSNVPDTLARVRYNVGYFRMNYVIIVLIILFLSLLWHPISLIVFIVMFVAWLFLYFLRDEPLVVFGRTIDDRVVLIVLGVLTIVFLFLTHATVNIIVALCIGIAVVVVHGVVRKTEDLEVDEESTGLMATTPGGPRGTTVTSHVQYSPPPN, from the coding sequence ATGACAACTTACGGCACAATTCCAACTTCCGGCTCACCAGAACCCTCTTCAGACACCGGATACATTACGCGTGCTAACGAACGGATCAGATCGGGTCTTGGCACGCGCAGGTCATGGAGAGTAATGTTCAATTTCCGGGCGCTCGGATTCCCTAGTAACGTTCCAGACACGCTAGCAAGGGTACGTTACAACGTTGGATATTTCCGAATGAATTACGTGATCATAGTCTTAATAATTCTTTTCCTAAGTTTATTGTGGCATCCGATTTCACTCATAGTATTCATAGTCATGTTTGTTGCATGGCTATTCCTCTACTTCCTACGTGACGAGCCCTTGGTTGTTTTCGGCCGTACGATCGATGATCGTGTGGTCCTCATCGTTTTGGGTGTGTTGACTATTGTCTTCTTGTTCTTGACTCATGCTACGGTGAACATAATTGTGGCACTTTGTATTGGGATTGCGGTGGTGGTGGTTCACGGCGTGGTGAGGAAAACGGAGGATTTGGAGGTGGATGAGGAATCTACTGGGTTGATGGCCACCACTCCTGGTGGTCCACGCGGTACCACGGTGACCAGTCATGTTCAATATTCTCCTCCTCCAAATTAA
- the LOC139883010 gene encoding probable serine/threonine-protein kinase PBL10: MARLTLVSTVLLFLCIAAARSSSFEELNPIKLVSDGLHDFESTMLQVQGEILLSSNIKDFSFAELKMTTRNFRQDSVLGEGGFGSVFKGWIDENTLTAAKSGTGLVIAVKSLDLESFQGHKEWLAEVNFLGQLHHPNLLKLIGYCLEDEHRLLVYEFMPRGSLENHLFRRGSYFQSLSWYLRMKVALGAAEGLAFLHSVAAVWDDLSSASD, translated from the coding sequence ATGGCTCGCTTGACTCTAGTCTCCACCGTACTTCTCTTCCTATGCATAGCAGCTGCTAGGTCATCTTCTTTTGAAGAACTCAATCCCATCAAACTCGTCTCCGACGGCCTCCATGACTTCGAGTCCACTATGCTCCAAGTCCAAGGTGAGATCTTGCTATCTTCAAATATCAAGGATTTCAGTTTTGCTGAGCTCAAAATGACTACAAGGAATTTTCGACAGGACAGTGTGTTAGGAGAAGGTGGTTTTGGTTCTGTTTTCAAAGGGTGGATTGATGAGAACACTCTCACTGCTGCCAAGTCTGGAACTGGCTTAGTCATTGCTGTTAAAAGTCTTGACCTTGAGAGTTTCCAAGGTCACAAAGAGTGGCTCGCTGAGGTTAATTTTCTAGGGCAACTTCATCACCCCAACCTGTTGAAATTGATTGGTTACTGCTTGGAAGATGAACACCGGCTCTTGGTATATGAATTTATGCCACGAGGCAGTTTGGAAAATCATTTGTTCAGGAGAGGTTCTTATTTCCAATCATTGTCATGGTACTTGCGGATGAAGGTTGCTCTAGGTGCTGCAGAGGGACTTGCCTTTCTTCATAGTGTCGCTGCTGTTTGGGACGATCTCTCGTCAGCTAGTGATTGA